Genomic window (Cucumis sativus cultivar 9930 chromosome 2, Cucumber_9930_V3, whole genome shotgun sequence):
TCGATTCTCTTGGTATATGGCTTGGAACATAAAAGAAGCTTGTGGTGTTCCTCCATACTGAGCCCTTATGGAGCTTGTGATCATATCCTGCCGTTGTTGGACTAACAGGTAGATGACAAAGATGGACTGTTGCGCTTGATTTTTCTGTTgcacaactttttctttgtcattAGCTTTGACAGTGGGAGTTTGGCTTGACTTAGAAGTTTCACAAGCCTTCATTTGATCTCTCAAGCCAACGATTTCATGATCTCGCTCTTTGACAAGTTTCATTAGGAgatttcttttcctctctatCTCTGCCATGGCTGCCTCAGTTGTTACATCTACCATCATGATAGACACTACTTTAAGGTGTGATTCTTTCTATGATAGATCGAAAACAAGAGTATAGTTGTCGAACAAAGGATTCTCTCTGATTACGATTACGATTccacttttagaaaatttcatcaattgtTCTTGGATGATCCTCTTTGAGTGACTTCAAGTGTCAGGTCCCATGCAAAAGTTGTTTGCAACAATTTTTCTAGATGCAATTTTCTTTAGTGTTATTGGTTGGTTTGTTGATTTGGATTTTGATAGAAAGATATCCCACGGAACGtgtcaatttatttaaaaaagagttttagaGAAACTTGTTTTGtggagttgatgttgtatttgtGTTGATTTGATTATATGTGGTTCGATCTCTAGTACTTGattttataactctcttttcAGTTGAATGCGTACACTTGATTTGAAGAAGTGGaacacgtgatgttcttgaagttggagttttggaagaaagcttgtatCCACAGGAACTTTAACTTTCGATTATAGTCAACTTCAGAAGTTTAGGAGTTTTCTGGTTGTTGGGAGAACTCTCTCTAGaccttaataaaattttctgaACCCCATAAATGAAGAGAATTCATCTATTTACAGAGTTCTTAGGTGAGCATTGTGGCCTAGAGCTTGGTTGATCCATGGATCTGGCTCTCTAAGCCTAACCATATTAACTTGGGTCTTATTTAGCATTTGACTTAAATTAAGCctattttttttgggttaattGAACTTTAGGccaaataataacatttaattggatcaaaatagttaatttcATCCAACCATTGTCATGAAAACACTTTGCGTCATTGTGATGAAAATAACCAGTTTGtggtttcaatttcaatttaggACACAtatcatcttttaatttgtcCAAACTTTAACTATTTAAGAAATGTCACGATAATTTGTGATTAGTCcaaaatttctcattcaagagatattcttttattaatcaaataacaaatgaacttaacaataaattagtttacattaaatgaaattgatcCCTAACATTTAGTTAGTAATTATTTgatggaaattttttaaaaatagtagaatttataaaatatttacaacctatagcaaattctatcattgatagtcattgatatgtcAGAAGACTATCgatgatagaatccaaaattttgctatagcttataaatatttaaatttatttttctatttttaaaaatgccccatatttaattttatgtttttcaaattattgaattgaatacaaatatttaattgatattaattatCATGCACATTCAAACATATACATTAATGGACTGACTAGggatataacattttaatataaattaattaaggatatagcaaaagtttaaagtttaaacaaaTTGCAAATATGGTAAATCTTAAGTACAACACAAGGTTAAAGACCAAAATGCCCCTACGCTAGGGAGAAGATCCATTTCACGCTTCCACCACTTCGTATTCCGATTTCAAAATAGTCTTTCtactatttcttcatcttccactCCTGATGCCTTCACGCTTCCGTCACTTCACATTTTCCTTCCATCTTCCACTTTCATTTGGTCTTCGATACCTTCCTTTCATCGTCCACGTTGTTTTTGATTTCTCCACTTCATCATCTATAAACTTCGTTGCTTTTCGTTTGAAATCCTAACTTATTTTCGTTCTTcctgtatttttattttccatttggttgtaatatttttgaaatagattttctttcgttttgtatttctttgaaatcgatttcttcatttcctgtTTGGTTATGCtctgtttgtttttcaatttgtgtGTTGTTACTCAAGTTAAAATCTATAAGTGATATgtttatatcattgatagacttgagggatgtttagtttgtttgcaTTGAGATGTTAGTAGATGATTTAGTTTAATGTACATTTTTATGCGATGTTGCTTAGGGTCTACCAATGATATgtttctatcactgatagactgGAGGATGTTTAGTTTGTTTACATTGGAATGTTAGTGGATACTTTAGTTTAATGtacatattttatatgtttttgtttaatgtctattagtgatatgtTTCTACAACTTGAAGAATGTTTAACTTCTTTGTGTTGAATTTTTAGTAGatgttttagtttaatgtatagttTTTATGTGATGTTACTTAgtgtctatcagtgatatatTTCATCTTGATAGACTTGGATGACGCTTAACTTGTAATTTGCGTTTGGATGTTAGTAGAGGCTTTAGTTTAATGTGCATTTTTTATGTGATGTTGCTTAGAGTCTATCAATTCTAtgtttctatcattgatagatttggGATTTGGAAGATGTTTAACTTATTTGCATTGGGATGTTAGTAGatgttttagtttaatgtGCATTTTGTATATGTTATTGCTTATGCTCTATCAGTGATATGTTACTATTACCGATAGACCTAGATgatgtttagtttgtttgcaCTAGCGTGtgttagtaaatattttagtttgtgtatttatttatgtaatgtTTCTTAAAGGCTATCAATGtgttctatcattgatagacttggAATATTCTGTTTAGCTTGTTTACAATGGGATGTTAGAAGATACTTTAGTTTAATGCACATTTTTTATGTGATGTTGCTTAAAGGTTGTCTTTCAGTGATTTGTTTTTATCACTTATAGACTTAGAGGATGTTTAGGTTGTTTGCAATGAGATGTTAGTAGATACTTTAGTttaatatgcatttttttttatttattgttgcttagggtctatcagtgatatatttcaatcgttgatagacttgaAAGATGCTTAGCTTGTTTGACTTGGAAAGTTAGTAGAAACTTTAGTTTAATGTGCATTTTGTGTGGGATGTTGCctatggtctatcagtgatatgtttgtatcactgatagacttgagGGATGTTAAGTTTGTTTGCATTGGGATGTTAGTAGATAATTTAGttctatcagtgatatgtTTTCATGAACTTGAAAGATGTTTAATATGTTTGTGTTGGGATTGTTATTAGATGTTTTAGTtcaatgtcaatttttttatttgttgttgcTTATTAAGGGTTTATCGGTGATAGATTTCAATCATTAATAGACTTGGAAAATGTTTAGCTTGTTTGACTTGAAAAGTTGGTCGAAGCTCTAGTTTAATGTGCATTTTTTTGTGTAGGATGTTGcttatggtctatcagtgatatgtTTCTATCACTGATTGATAGGTTTGGAGTATGTGGAACTTGTTTATGTTGGGATGTTTAACTTACTTCTTCGACATGCTAATCTGTTTTAAGTTTGTGTGTTGTTGCTTAGGGTTATGGTCTATTAGTAATACGTTTGTAATAGTGATAGACTTGAGGgatgtttagtttgtttgcaTTGGGATGTTAGTagataatttagtttaatgacatttttatGTATTGTTGTTTAGGTTCTATCAGTTTTAGTTTATGTGCATTTATTTATGTGATGTTTCTTAAAGACTACCAATGATAtgttctatcattgatagacttggAATATGTTTAGCTTGTTTGCAATGAGATGTTAGGAGATACTTTAGTTTAATGTGCATTTTTTATGCGATGTTGCTTAAAGGTCTTTCAATGATTGGTTTCTATCACTTATAGACTTAAAGGATGTTTAGCTTGCTTGCAATGGGATGTTAGTAGATATATACTTTAGTTTATTGTGTATTTTTTATGTGTTGTTACTTACGGCCTTTTAGTGATAGGTTTCTATGACTAATAGACTTGAAAGATGTTTAGATTGTTtccattataatatatatttataaaccctaattcaatattatcatttcaGGTcattcaagaaaagaaaagaaaaatgaaaactatggAAATAgcgaaaaatgttaaaaatgttaGGACACCAAAGAGACAACTTAACtgatcaaataaaatgttggAGAATGCAAAAGACTAAAACATTGCTGGAGAATGATTCATCTGTTCCTAGTTTTGATTTGCAACTCTCTCATTGAGTAAATGAATATTGtactatattaattttgtggaTATTTCATGATAGAATAGATTAATGATAAACttcacattttatttgattttattcttttgatatAGAAAAGTGTTGAATCATAGGTTGAATATCGcaaatttatattcttaaataGTCTGATTCTTCAATGAATGttaaagtttattaataataaaccataagagtaaaatttgttgttgtcACATTACCTCTTCATATTTAGTTATGCGCCTTATTGAGAAATTAGTATTATTGATGTTGAATCCTTGCAATTTGGTATTAGTGTGAGcattttattgagaaaaagttttgttaatataatgaatcctatgaatcaaattaaatCGATACAATCAACTCCCAGTTTGCAAAGTAGCCCGTTTCCCGCTCTTATAAAACGGCAGAAACAGGCATCGAAAATTTTTGGAGTGCTCAAAATCCCATATCAATAGATTCATTACTTCAATGATTTTTAATCTATGCTTCTTCGAAGGAATGGATCTGGAAGTAACATAATGAAAGATCTCCACGTTCTTTTCAACCCAAGGATCGCTTTTTTCAGTTCAAtgttttcttcatcatcaccTCCGATTTCATTTCTGGAAACCCATTTCATCGATCTAATTCATGCGTCCAATTCAACCCACAAGCTCCGTCAGATCCATGGTCAACTCTATCGCTGCAACGTCTTCTCCAGCAGCCGGGTTGTGACCCAGTTCATCTCTTCCTGTTCTTCGCTAAATTCTGTCGACTATGCCATTTCCATCTTTCAGCGGTTCGAGTTGAAGAACAGTTACCTTTTTAATGCGTTAATTCGAGGACTCGCTGAAAATTCCAGGTTCGAGAgctcaatttctttctttgttttgatgCTAAAGTGGAAAATTAGCCCTGATAGGCTTACTTTTCCGTTTGTGCTGAAATCAGCGGCGGCTCTTTCCAATGGTGGCGTTGGGAGGGCTTTGCATTGTGGGATTTTGAAGTTTGGTCTTGAGTTTGATTCTTTTGTGAGGGTTTCGTTGGTTGATATGTACGTGAAAGTTGAGGAGTTGGGTTCTGCCTTGAAGGTGTTTGATGAAAGTCCTGAGAGTGTTAAGAATGGAAGTGTGTTGATTTGGAATGTTCTTATTCATGGGTATTGTAGAATGGGGGATTTAGTAAAAGCTACGGAGCTATTCGACTCAATGCCGAAGAAGGACACGGGATCTTGGAACAGTTTGATCAATGGTTTCATGAAAATGGGGGACATGGGTCGAGCAAAGGAACTGTTTGTTAAAATGcctgaaaaaaatgttgtttcttgGACCACAATGGTGAATGGATTTTCACAGAATGGAGACCCTGAAAAGGCACTGGAAACTTTCTTTTGTATGCTTGAAGAAGGCGCTCGGCCAAATGATTACACAATTGTCTCCGCACTTTCAGCTTGTGCAAAAATTGGTGCATTAGATGCTGGTTTAAGGATTCATAATTATCTTTCAGGCAATGGTTTCAAACTAAATCTAGTTATTGGAACTGCTCTGGTGGATATGTATGCAAAATGTGGAAATATTGAGCATGCAGAAAAAGTGTTTcatgaaacaaaagaaaagggcCTTCTTATTTGGAGTGTTATGATCTGGGGCTGGGCAATCCATGGACATTTTAGGAAAGCCTTACAATACTTTGAATGGATGAAGTTTACAGGTTTGATTTCATATTGTGATTGTTATCTCTgagtttaatattttgctgTTTATAAACTCAAATCTCAGCATGTTTGCAGGAACAAAGCCAGATAGTGTGGTCTTTCTTGCTGTTCTTAACGCATGCTCCCATTCTGGACAAGTAAACGAAGGACTTAAGTTTTTCGACAATATGAGGCGCGGCTACTTGATTGAACCTTCTATGAAGCATTACACATTGGTTGTAGACATGCTAGGCAGGGCTGGCAGACTAGATGAAGCTCTAAAGTTCATACGTGCGATGCCCATAACTCCTGATTTTGTGGTGTGGGGTGCTCTATTTTGTGCATGTAGGACTCATAAGAATGTTGAAATGGCAGAACTAGCATCCAAAAAGCTTCTTCAGCTTGAACCCAAGCATCCGGGGAGTTATGTATTTTTGTCAAACGCATATGCTTCAGTAGGGAGATGGGACGATGCGGAGAGAGTGAGAGTTTCTATGCGAGATCACGGTGCACACAAAGATCCAGGATGGAGCTTTATTGAAGTGGATCATAAATTACATAGATTTGTGGCTGGAGATAACACTCATAACCGTGCTGTAGAGATATACTCAAAATTAGATGAGATAAGTGCAAGTGCAAGGGAAAAGGGATACACGAAAGAAATTGAGTGCGTACTTCATAATattgaagaggaagaaaaggaagaagcaTTGGGATATCACAGTGAGAAGTTGGCACTTGCTTTTGGGATCGTCAGTACGAGGCCCGGAACGACTGTTAGGATAGTGAAAAACCTTAGAGTTTGTGTGGATTGCCATTCTTTCATGAAATATGCCAGTAAAATGAGTAAGAGGGAGATCATTTTGAGGGATATGAAGCGATTCCATCATTTCAATGATGGTGTTTGTTCATGTGGAGATTATTGGTAAAGAATTGTTGATCAGAGAGTGGAACTGCGGATGCTTTCAAGAACACATACAAACTAACAATTGCAGCCTCTTTGCATTAACGGTTTGATGCCCTAAAAACAATAATGGCTTCTGAGAAGTAAAAGATCCCTTAATCATCCAAGTTCTTGACTGCCGATATGATTCTATGCACATCTCATTTTGATCTCACTGCAGGTGAACAACATTGTCCGCactttcacaaaaaaaaaaaaaagaagtgttgatttatgtatgtatgtatgtatgtatgtatgtatatatatatatatatatgtatgtatgtatgtatgtatatatatatgtatatatatgtatgtatgtatgtatcaatatgtatgtatgtatgtatatatatgtatgtatgtatgtatgtatatgtagatatatatgtatgtatgtatgtatatatatatgtatgtatgtatatatatgtatgtatgtatgtatgtatatgtagatatatatgtatgtatgtatgtatatatatatgtatgtatgtatatatatgtatgtatgtatgtatctatatgtatgtatgtatatatatatgtatgtatgtatgtatatagatatatatgtatgtatgtatatatatgtagatatatatgtatgtatgtatgtatatatgtatgtatgtatgtatatagatatatgtatgtatatatatatatgtatgtatatgtatgtgaatatatatatatatatatatatgtatgtatatgtatgtgaatataaattaatttcttttcccaACTACTGCTCTCTCCCTCCCTTTCTTCACATCAGATTCACCgcctctctctcttcctttcgACACTCTCCCTTTCACCTCACGGCTAACTCACCTTTAAACATACAAGTTTGTTCgatttcaaaaaccaaacatacatagtaataaaaattatttattaaatatcgcaaaaattatctaattttttataatttatttaagttttatttttgttatattttgtttatagatTCGGaatatttttcctattttcttataagttcataaattcttaattatcACTCCCCACCATTAAAGTTCTAACCTAATATTCCACACAAAAGGACAAACGCCaagaaagaaagggaatgTATCCAATTCATGAATTTATCTCCATACATGCATCTGTAACTCATGCACTAGTCTATACATGCATCTGTAACTCATGCACTAGTCTTTCCTAAACTGCAATTCCAGATCTGAAATTTAAATGGAAGAATAGACAAACAGAGCACCAAGCAGCAAGGGCGGCAATGGTGGTACTCTATGTAATAGCCGTTATTtgcttcttcatttttcttcacctCTTCGAATCGCTATTCTTGAAACCGGAAAGACTACGATCGAAGCTCCGTCGACAAGGAATCGACGGTCCTTCCCCTTCTTTCTTCCTCGGAAACATACCGGAAATTAAGAACATTAGAAGCTTAAAATCATTcgatgaaaaagaagattcGATTGCTCATGGCTGGTCTTCCAATCTGCTTCCCCATTTGGAGCACTGGCGGTATCGATACGGTaatttctttatctttatgTATATTAGATGATTCCCTGTAGAACTAATGGTAGGTATTTAGCTAAACTTGGGTTTGTAATAAGAGGAGAAGCAACATATTATTAGGgcgttcatttttcttttatcttttagaaaatttcatttttagtttggATGAATACGAGTGTGTTTGGTCCACTCCTCTAACATTTTAGCTCTCAtgtttatcaaattaattagtgttagaattttcataatctacttttttagtttatgaatttctaaaaataagcTTATGCGGACTCATATTTAAAATcagaaaaattagtttgaaggaaaataattttttaatttaaaaggtCATTGAATAAAATCaagactatttttaaaaacttgaaaggCTAAAagtgtatatttttaaaattcagaAACCAAACACTTATTTTTCCAAACTTTAGAACCAAAgaaggtaatttttttttctttgaaatttaagataaaaaagacTAGGGTAAACATGTTGAAACCAAAATGGggatgaaaatggaagagtgaaaattaaaaagggtgTCTGAGGATGAAATATTAGTGATTGGTGGATTTTAGGAAGAAACTTCGTGTATTCGAGCGGGACGGTTCAAATATTGTGCATAACAGACGTTGAGATGGTGAAGGAAATTGGTATGTCAACCAATTTAAGTTTGGGAAAGCCTGCCCACTTTTCAAAGGATCGTGGGCCGTTATTGGGCCTTGGCATTTTGGCATCAAGTGGCCCACTTTGGGTCCACCAAAGGAAAACTATTGCTCCTCAACTCTATCTTGATAAAGTCAAGGTAAAATATCATTTCTTCATactccacttttttttttcttctttttctttttttttttcactttggtttatcaattttcaattttgtatatggttgatttatgaattttagaaatttcaaatgttccgaatcttattttttaacgacttattttcaaaattaaacacttgaaaagttaaatcaaacctatcttaaatttgtagtttgaaagttttggtccattcataaactaaatttatagttCAAGTCGATCAGCTTGACATGAAATTAACTATTGGGTCAAAATAATTCGATAAAATTTATTCTCATTTGTAGTTTAACAGGGAAAGacaattaattgatttttgggGCTAATTATTCAACATATACAAGAGAAGATAACTGAGATATCTTTGAATCAATAGGACATGACAAATCTTATGGTGGAATCTGTAAACTCTATGGTAAAATTATGGGAAACCATAATTGAAAATGGTGGAGGAGAATCAGAAATCAATGTGGATGGATATTTTAGAGCCATGTCGGCTGATATTATCTCGAAAGCCTGTTTCGGAAGTAATTTTTATGAAGGGAAAGAGATCTTTCAAAAACTCAGAGCTCTTCAAATTATCATGTCCACAGCAACCATTGGTATTCCTGGGTTCAGGTATATATGTGGACAACTTGATTCTCTTACTTCAAGAAATATAGTacatgttaattattgttgttgttgagcTACGTAGACCTTGACACTGAAACCCATTatcaataatttgatttatattgtGTGCTTTAGTAACAGATGTACATTTTTGTATGCTAGATATCTCCCCACCAAAAACAATAGAGAAATATGGAAGCTTGAGAAGGAAGTAGAATCAATGGTTTTGGATGTGGTAAACAAACGAATCAAGCAGTGTTCAAACGAAAAAGACTTGTTGCAAATAATTATCGAGGGTGGGAAATGTCTTAATAAAGACGGTAACTCGTTGAAGATATCTAGAGACAAGTTCATTGTTGATAACTGCAAAAACATATACTTTGCTGGCCACGAGACAACGTCAATAACAACAACATGGTGCTTGATGTTATTAGCAATACACCAAGATTGGCAAACTCGTGTTCGTTCTGAGGTGCTTGAATGTTGTCAAGATCGCACTCTCGACGTTGAGACCATTAAGAACATGAAAACGGTATTCCTACTCAATAATAATGCCCAAACTTTGAATGACTTATTGAGTTACAAAGAATTCAATTCTTAttatcttaaataattaatttcttattgtCTCTTGCAGTTGACAATGGTGATTCAAGAGACACTTAGGCTGTACCCACCAGGAGTTTTTATCACAAGAGAAGCACTAGaagacataaaattcaaaaacatcACGATTCCAAAAGGAATGAACCTTCAGATTCCAATCTCGTTGCTACATCATAGTGTTGATATATGGGGCCCAGACGCGCTCACGTTCAATCCCCAAAGGTTCAGTAATGGTATCCTCAAAGCTTGCAAAAATCCGCATGCTTACATACCGTTCGGGGTCGGGCCTCACATATGCGCGGGCCAACATCTTGCAATGGTAGAACTGAAAGTGATTGTGAGCGTTATTgtgtcaaaatttgaattctctCTCTCACCTTCTTACAAGCATTCCCCTTACTTCAGCTTGGTTGTGGAGCCTAAAAATGGAGTCATTCTCAATCTAAGGAAGCTTTGATCTTTCTCTTAATTTACTTAGGATATGAAAATCTTGTAGAACTTGtgaaataaattagtttattagatATTTACAGGACAGCACAATTTGGGTTTGAACTTAGATTGTTTTAATTGTATTGTCCTTAGTTACATCACCTTGTTAGGCTAGCCAGGACAATTTCTTTAAtccttaattatatatttagttcttaaattgaattttattatattttcaagttgcattaattaattggacTGATGGCTAAACAAGAAAAgactttaaataataaagttggTTTGGTTGGTAGGATAGTAGGATCTAAATTCTATATTCAATATCTTGCTTCTTCAACTCAATTTGGAGTTGAAAACTTTTGGTAGGATTTAATTGTTCTCCAGACTCATTCtaaatttcattcattaagatatatatttttaaatataataaaacgaatcaatttttttaaaaatatataccagtaattattattatttacaaaatctaaaattttgctatctttttgtgattattttaattaatatggcCATTTACATTGATTTTCATTCATTAAGATTTCAAACCCTATGCTAAAACTCGAAGCAAA
Coding sequences:
- the LOC101206850 gene encoding pentatricopeptide repeat-containing protein At1g04840 is translated as MLLRRNGSGSNIMKDLHVLFNPRIAFFSSMFSSSSPPISFLETHFIDLIHASNSTHKLRQIHGQLYRCNVFSSSRVVTQFISSCSSLNSVDYAISIFQRFELKNSYLFNALIRGLAENSRFESSISFFVLMLKWKISPDRLTFPFVLKSAAALSNGGVGRALHCGILKFGLEFDSFVRVSLVDMYVKVEELGSALKVFDESPESVKNGSVLIWNVLIHGYCRMGDLVKATELFDSMPKKDTGSWNSLINGFMKMGDMGRAKELFVKMPEKNVVSWTTMVNGFSQNGDPEKALETFFCMLEEGARPNDYTIVSALSACAKIGALDAGLRIHNYLSGNGFKLNLVIGTALVDMYAKCGNIEHAEKVFHETKEKGLLIWSVMIWGWAIHGHFRKALQYFEWMKFTGTKPDSVVFLAVLNACSHSGQVNEGLKFFDNMRRGYLIEPSMKHYTLVVDMLGRAGRLDEALKFIRAMPITPDFVVWGALFCACRTHKNVEMAELASKKLLQLEPKHPGSYVFLSNAYASVGRWDDAERVRVSMRDHGAHKDPGWSFIEVDHKLHRFVAGDNTHNRAVEIYSKLDEISASAREKGYTKEIECVLHNIEEEEKEEALGYHSEKLALAFGIVSTRPGTTVRIVKNLRVCVDCHSFMKYASKMSKREIILRDMKRFHHFNDGVCSCGDYW
- the LOC101207088 gene encoding cytochrome P450 714C2 isoform X2, giving the protein MVVLYVIAVICFFIFLHLFESLFLKPERLRSKLRRQGIDGPSPSFFLGNIPEIKNIRSLKSFDEKEDSIAHGWSSNLLPHLEHWRYRYGRNFVYSSGTVQILCITDVEMVKEIGMSTNLSLGKPAHFSKDRGPLLGLGILASSGPLWVHQRKTIAPQLYLDKVKDMTNLMVESVNSMVKLWETIIENGGGESEINVDGYFRAMSADIISKACFGSNFYEGKEIFQKLRALQIIMSTATIGIPGFRYLPTKNNREIWKLEKEVESMVLDVVNKRIKQCSNEKDLLQIIIEGGKCLNKDGNSLKISRDKFIVDNCKNIYFAGHETTSITTTWCLMLLAIHQDWQTRVRSEVLECCQDRTLDVETIKNMKTLTMVIQETLRLYPPGVFITREALEDIKFKNITIPKGMNLQIPISLLHHSVDIWGPDALTFNPQRFSNGILKACKNPHAYIPFGVGPHICAGQHLAMVELKVIVSVIVSKFEFSLSPSYKHSPYFSLVVEPKNGVILNLRKL
- the LOC101207088 gene encoding cytochrome P450 714C2 isoform X1; this encodes MILCTSHFDLTADLKFKWKNRQTEHQAARAAMVVLYVIAVICFFIFLHLFESLFLKPERLRSKLRRQGIDGPSPSFFLGNIPEIKNIRSLKSFDEKEDSIAHGWSSNLLPHLEHWRYRYGRNFVYSSGTVQILCITDVEMVKEIGMSTNLSLGKPAHFSKDRGPLLGLGILASSGPLWVHQRKTIAPQLYLDKVKDMTNLMVESVNSMVKLWETIIENGGGESEINVDGYFRAMSADIISKACFGSNFYEGKEIFQKLRALQIIMSTATIGIPGFRYLPTKNNREIWKLEKEVESMVLDVVNKRIKQCSNEKDLLQIIIEGGKCLNKDGNSLKISRDKFIVDNCKNIYFAGHETTSITTTWCLMLLAIHQDWQTRVRSEVLECCQDRTLDVETIKNMKTLTMVIQETLRLYPPGVFITREALEDIKFKNITIPKGMNLQIPISLLHHSVDIWGPDALTFNPQRFSNGILKACKNPHAYIPFGVGPHICAGQHLAMVELKVIVSVIVSKFEFSLSPSYKHSPYFSLVVEPKNGVILNLRKL